A single genomic interval of Corylus avellana chromosome ca10, CavTom2PMs-1.0 harbors:
- the LOC132164703 gene encoding uncharacterized protein LOC132164703 translates to MSSTVSIQQNLSPLLSLGTLCKSLAISGLVLFLFYTFLFNPPNNYQPSDLLSTIKQKWPINIPPTTNNIIPPTTNINHIVFGIVGSMNTWKYKNSYSAAWWQPNITRGYLFLDRAPTPEFQPWPSNFPPFRVNEDVSKLRAFPRMVRPMQVRIVRTIMELFRQGDKNVRWYVMADDDTVLFVDNLVGVLAKYNHSKYYYIGSNSECVKSNFDFSFDMAFGGAGYALSYPLVEALAAKLDACIERYPYLYVSDFMLHSCLADLGVPLTHHKGFHQIDLVNDISGLLSAHPQFPFLSLHHIDTVDPIFPSMNRSEAINHLMKAAKADQSRLLQQTICYHRPTNWSFSISWGYSTYIYENIIPRSILWRPLETFRPWARNARPPLYMFNTRWLSNNGCEAPHVFFLDSIGRSDEGDQIVTTYIRKSARGLPPCSFTGNHSADPITKIQVFSPATTRMEAGGRDCCDIVNMGRSNNITEVKYRACMKDEVIA, encoded by the exons ATGTCTTCTACAGTTTCCATTCAACAAAATCTCAGCCCTTTATTATCTCTAGGAACCCTATGCAAGTCTCTAGCTATTTCAGGCCTGGTCTTGTTTCTGTTCTACACCTTCTTGTTCAACCCTCCAAATAATTACCAGCCGTCCGATCTCCTATCAACTATAAAGCAAAAATGGCCAATCAACATTCCTCCCACTACCAACAACATTATTCCTCCCACTACCAACATCAACCACATTGTTTTTGGAATTGTCGGCTCCATGAACACATGGAAGTACAAAAACTCATACTCTGCAGCGTGGTGGCAGCCAAACATAACCCGGGGATATCTTTTCCTCGACAGAGCTCCGACGCCGGAGTTCCAACCATGGCCTTCAAATTTCCCTCCTTTTCGTGTCAACGAGGATGTCAGTAAGCTGAGAGCATTTCCCAGAATGGTGAGGCCAATGCAGGTTCGGATTGTGCGAACTATAATGGAATTGTTTAGGCAAGGAGATAAAAACGTGAGGTGGTATGTAATGGCAGATGATGATACTGTCTTATTTGTTGATAATTTAGTTGGGGTTTTGGCAAAATACAACCATTCAAAGTACTACTATATTGGGTCGAATTCTGAGTGTGTTAAATCCAACTTTGATTTCTCGTTTGATATGGCTTTTGGCGGAGCTGGATATGCTCTGAGTTATCCTCTGGTGGAAGCATTGGCAGCTAAGTTAGACGCTTGTATTGAGAGATATCCATACTTGTACGTCAGTGATTTTATGTTGCACTCATGTTTGGCTGATTTAGGAGTTCCTTTAACTCACCACAAAGGGTTTCACCAG ATTGATCTAGTCAATGACATATCAGGTCTTCTATCAGCACACCCccaatttcctttcctttccctCCACCACATCGACACCGTCGACCCAATCTTCCCCTCCATGAACCGCTCGGAAGCCATAAACCACCTCATGAAGGCGGCGAAAGCCGACCAGTCGCGTCTTCTTCAACAAACCATATGCTACCACAGGCCAACCAACTGGTCTTTCTCTATCTCATGGGGCTACTCTACTTATATCTACGAAAACATAATCCCTCGGAGCATTTTGTGGAGACCCCTCGAGACATTTAGGCCATGGGCAAGAAATGCAAGGCCACCCCTCTACATGTTCAACACCCGTTGGCTCTCCAACAATGGCTGCGAAGCTCCTCATGTGTTTTTCCTTGATTCTATAGGCCGTAGTGATGAAGGAGACCAAATTGTAACCACATATATTAGAAAATCAGCTCGTGGTCTTCCACCCTGTTCCTTCACTGGTAATCATTCTGCTGATCCAATCACCAAAATTCAGGTGTTTTCACCTGCAACAACACGCATGGAG GCAGGAGGAAGAGACTGCTGTGACATTGTAAATATGGGTAGAAGCAATAATATTACGGAAGTAAAATATAGGGCTTGCATGAAGGATGAAGTAATTGCCTAA
- the LOC132163928 gene encoding NAD(H) kinase 1, which translates to MSPSKFTSTGEETSQPENGIINSFSLFSEKAVDEILQPPVQGTDDHLIEFSEAMRTVAKTLRRAAEGKASAQAEAAEWKRRYDLEKARNLQLEHKEQSPGEHDGDYCEAVGNFFNQPVSSNEANKQFEKCCGENGICSHEVLRDGESDSGSKMVRKASFRLSWCCKGEQSDQHKHDIVSFERGNITTAGRSSRQISLRWESQPRTVLILTKPNSISVRILCAEMVRWLREQKKLDIYVESRVRAELLTESSYFNFVQTWKDDKEILLLHTKVDLVATLGGDGTVLWAASMFKGPVPPIVPFSLGSLGFMTPFHTEHYRECLDSVLKGPISITLRHRLQCHVIRDAAKHEYETEEPILVLNEVTIDRGISSYLTNLECYCDNSFVTCVQGDGLILSTTSGSTAYSLAAGGSMVHPQVPGILFTPICPHSLSFRPLILPEHVTLRVQVPFNSRSHAWASFDGKDRKQLAAGDALVCSMAPWPVPTACQVDSTSDFLRSIHEGLHWNLRKTQSFDGPRDS; encoded by the exons ATGTCTCCCAGCAAGTTCACCTCCACT GGAGAGGAAACTTCACAGCCAGAGAATGGTATTATcaattcattttctctcttctcgGAGAAGGCAGTTGATGAAATTCTTCAACCTCCAGTTCAGGGAACTGATGACCACCTTATAGAGTTCTCAGAAGCTATGAGAA CTGTTGCAAAGACCTTAAGACGTGCTGCTGAAGGAAAGGCTTCTGCTCAAGCTGAGGCAGCTGAATGGAAGCGTAGATATGATCTGGAGAAAGCTCGGAATCTGCAGTTAGAGCACAAAG AGCAGTCACCTGGAGAGCACGATGGTGATTATTGTGAGGCAGTCGGTAACTTTTTCAACCAACCAGTTTCGAGTAATGAAGCTAATAAGCAATTCGAGAAGTGTTGTGGGGAGAACGGAATTTGCTCCCATGAGGTTCTTCGGGATGGGGAATCTGATTCTGGTTCCAAGATGGTCAGAAAG GCTTCATTTAGGCTTTCATGGTGCTGCAAAGGCGAGCAAAGTGATCAGCACAAACATGACATTGTCTCTTTTGAAAGAGGGAATATAACTACTGCAGGACGCAGCAGTAGGCAG ATCTCTTTGAGGTGGGAATCACAACCACGGACTGTGCTTATTTTGACCAAACCAAACTCAATCTCTGTTCGAATTCTATGTGCAGAAATGGTCAG GTGGTTGAGAGAGCAGAAAAAATTAGACATATATGTTGAGTCACGTGTGCGAGCTGAACTATTAACAGAATCATCTTACTTCAATTTTGTACAAACTTGGAAAGATG ACAAGGAAATTTTGCTATTGCATACAAAAGTTGACCTTGTAGCAACTCTTGGTGGGGATGGAACGGTCCTTTGG GCGGCATCCATGTTCAAAGGACCAGTTCCTCCTATTGTCCCATTTTCTTTAGGGTCTCTTGGCTTTATGACCCCTTTCC ACACTGAACATTACAGAGAATGCCTTGACTCAGTTTTAAAGGGTCCCATTAGTATCACGTTACGACACCGTTTGCAGTGCCATGTTATTAGGGATGCAGCTAAACATGAGTATGAAACTGAAGAACCAATACTTGTTTTGAATGAGGTTACAATTGATCGTGGGATAtcgtcatacctcacaaatttgGAATGCTATTGCGACAACTCCTTTGTCACTTGTGTGCAAGGGGATGGATTAATTTTATCAACAACATCTGGCAGTACTGCATATTCATTGGCAGCTGGAGGATCGATGGTTCATCCACAG GTCCCCGGCATCCTGTTTACGCCAATATGTCCGCATTCCTTGTCCTTTCGGCCTCTGATATTACCGGAGCACGTGACATTGCGAGTGCAAGTACCTTTCAATAGCAGAAGCCATGCATGGGCATCATTCGATGGTAAGGACAGGAAACAGTTAGCAGCAGGAGATGCTCTTGTGTGCAGCATGGCGCCTTGGCCGGTGCCTACAGCGTGTCAGGTTGATTCCACCAGTGACTTCTTACGCAGCATCCATGAGGGCCTCCACTGGAATCTAAGAAAGACTCAGTCTTTTGATGGTCCTCGAGATTCCTAA